From Pseudomonadota bacterium, a single genomic window includes:
- a CDS encoding DUF4118 domain-containing protein, producing the protein MKTAAHKVSEQNESIQKRHSSLFSSPLKHYAWAALSVSIVTVIGEILTPYFDLINIVLLYLLPVLISAVRWGRGPSFLSSFMGVLTFNFFFVPPIFTFAVGNMQHLFVLVVFFLVALVTGTTATKLRNELEKTTEREIRTLTLYELSREIAAKADLEQVLKTFLDKVAETVNGTAIVLIQDPNNEVLYKMAATLDNAVFDEKEYAVARWVLEHGQPAGRELGIFEGARSLFFFPIKAEDKTIAVLGIRPNIENAALSPEKQQLIETFTNLVAVAIIRLQLAKEAEQAKWLAESEKLHRILLNSISHDFRTPLASITGAVTSLLSEGSVYTQETKNIFLHTIREEAHRMNRFIENLLDMVRLESGALKLNMKWCDIEDIIGVVLRETRDALQEHPLQIDIPPDPPSFMADFILIEHVMINLLENAVKYSLPGSSISISVHCRDRILFLTVADPGPPIPKTEHEHVFDKFYRLYSSKHASGTGLGLSICKGIIEAHGGSIWVDSSPEYGNRFTFSLPVSEELSEQKYAREGTDNVG; encoded by the coding sequence ATGAAAACAGCCGCACATAAAGTTTCCGAACAAAATGAGAGCATTCAGAAGAGGCACTCCTCTTTATTTAGCTCGCCGTTAAAGCATTATGCGTGGGCAGCACTCTCAGTATCAATTGTTACCGTTATCGGAGAAATACTTACACCCTATTTTGATTTAATAAATATCGTCCTTCTTTATTTGTTGCCTGTGCTTATCAGCGCAGTTCGTTGGGGTAGAGGACCTTCATTCCTCTCCTCTTTTATGGGTGTATTAACTTTTAATTTTTTCTTTGTGCCACCAATTTTCACCTTTGCAGTGGGAAACATGCAGCACCTGTTTGTTCTTGTTGTTTTCTTTTTGGTGGCCCTTGTTACCGGCACTACGGCAACAAAACTTAGGAATGAACTGGAAAAAACCACTGAACGGGAAATAAGAACTCTCACTTTGTATGAACTTAGTCGGGAAATAGCAGCGAAGGCTGATCTGGAACAAGTTCTGAAAACCTTTCTTGATAAGGTTGCAGAAACTGTAAACGGCACGGCTATTGTACTCATCCAGGATCCGAATAATGAAGTTCTGTACAAAATGGCTGCAACTCTGGACAACGCTGTATTTGATGAGAAAGAATATGCGGTGGCACGTTGGGTACTGGAGCATGGCCAGCCAGCAGGTAGGGAATTGGGAATTTTCGAAGGAGCACGCTCATTGTTTTTCTTTCCTATAAAAGCAGAAGATAAAACAATAGCCGTCCTCGGCATCAGACCCAATATAGAGAATGCAGCCCTTTCGCCCGAAAAACAACAACTTATAGAAACCTTTACCAATCTTGTAGCAGTTGCCATAATCCGCCTGCAGCTTGCAAAAGAAGCCGAACAGGCAAAATGGTTGGCAGAATCAGAGAAACTCCACAGGATATTATTAAATTCCATTTCCCACGACTTCCGTACACCCCTTGCATCTATCACGGGTGCGGTGACAAGTCTTCTGTCGGAAGGAAGCGTTTATACACAAGAAACCAAAAACATCTTTTTACACACAATCAGGGAAGAGGCGCACCGCATGAACCGTTTCATAGAAAATCTTCTTGATATGGTACGTCTTGAGAGTGGTGCATTAAAATTGAACATGAAATGGTGCGATATCGAGGATATCATTGGTGTTGTACTGAGGGAAACAAGAGATGCTTTACAGGAGCATCCATTGCAGATTGATATACCGCCGGACCCTCCTTCCTTCATGGCTGATTTTATTCTCATAGAACATGTAATGATTAATTTGCTGGAAAATGCAGTGAAATATTCTCTTCCGGGCAGCTCAATCTCAATTTCAGTTCATTGTCGGGACAGAATACTGTTTCTTACGGTAGCTGATCCTGGTCCGCCTATTCCAAAGACAGAGCATGAACATGTGTTCGATAAATTCTATCGGCTATATTCTTCTAAACATGCAAGCGGGACAGGACTCGGCTTGTCTATTTGCAAGGGAATCATTGAAGCGCATGGCGGCAGCATATGGGTTGATTCATCGCCGGAATACGGTAATAGATTCACCTTTTCTCTCCCTGTATCCGAAGAGCTTTCGGAACAAAAATATGCAAGAGAAGGAACAGATAATGTCGGCTGA
- a CDS encoding response regulator has protein sequence MSADGARVLVVDDEKQIRRMLKAALEGYGYDVGEAASGQEGLSQTSIFHPDLIILDLGLPDLDGIEVIRHLREWTQVPIIVLSVREHEDDKIKALDAGADDYVTKPFSMGELLARLRTALRHAAKSEDAPILAFGELSVDLAHRNVTIRGEEVKLTPTEYEVLKYLAQQAGRVVTHRQLLRAIWGSNYQEESQYLRVYIGQLRRKIEVDPSQPTYIITEPGVGYRLITRD, from the coding sequence ATGTCGGCTGATGGCGCACGAGTACTTGTTGTGGATGATGAAAAACAGATACGCCGGATGTTGAAGGCTGCTTTAGAGGGTTATGGCTATGATGTTGGCGAAGCCGCTTCAGGACAAGAAGGTTTGAGTCAAACATCAATATTTCATCCGGATCTGATCATTCTGGATTTGGGGTTGCCGGATCTCGACGGCATCGAGGTCATTAGGCACCTCCGTGAATGGACACAGGTCCCCATCATTGTTCTCTCAGTAAGGGAGCATGAAGATGATAAGATCAAGGCACTGGATGCCGGTGCAGATGACTATGTCACCAAACCGTTCAGTATGGGCGAGCTTTTGGCCAGGCTCCGGACTGCTCTGCGTCACGCAGCCAAGTCAGAGGATGCGCCAATACTTGCCTTCGGTGAGCTTTCGGTGGATTTAGCACACAGGAACGTGACAATCAGAGGAGAGGAAGTAAAGCTCACACCAACAGAATATGAAGTTCTAAAATATCTGGCGCAACAGGCCGGCCGGGTAGTAACCCACAGACAGCTCTTACGGGCCATCTGGGGGTCAAATTATCAGGAAGAATCTCAATATCTGCGTGTTTATATTGGTCAACTGCGACGTAAAATCGAGGTTGATCCGTCGCAGCCTACTTATATAATCACCGAGCCCGGTGTTGGATATCGGCTGATTACACGAGATTAA
- a CDS encoding 2-hydroxyacyl-CoA dehydratase family protein encodes MKGKKMMEQYGNGLALAEKHYSQYGSRAKALKAEGRKVIGYLSALAPVEIITAAGIIPLRLKGNVSEAITKADAHMETIVCPFIRNVFDTALKGKYDFLDGMVLPHQCDSIDRTNDVWSYNLNLPYWHFLNFPHLTDDPSIEFTKSILRIFIDTLEKYTGNAITDEALVQAVKAHNENRRVMRELYSLRKADYPLISGAEMMKVLVAAMSLPVEESSALIGDVIKEVKLRGVPNGTSLSRIMLIGDQIDDVAIVETIESAGANLVMDDLSIGSKMYWADVDITPDPVQGIAERYLKKLKLPTTCITAGNNYQENLEARFGHIKQNIKDFKVDGVVLFIYKFCDPYGFEVPAMKSFIETAGVPVLYLEDEYSSSTLPRMKTRVEAFLEMIA; translated from the coding sequence GTGAAAGGAAAAAAGATGATGGAACAATACGGAAATGGATTGGCGTTAGCTGAAAAACATTACAGTCAATATGGATCAAGGGCAAAGGCTCTAAAAGCTGAAGGCAGAAAAGTAATAGGCTATTTATCTGCATTGGCTCCGGTGGAAATCATAACGGCTGCCGGAATAATCCCGCTTAGATTGAAGGGGAATGTCTCAGAGGCAATTACTAAAGCAGATGCCCATATGGAAACTATAGTCTGTCCTTTTATACGCAATGTCTTTGATACTGCCCTGAAAGGGAAATATGACTTCCTTGACGGCATGGTCCTGCCTCATCAATGTGATAGCATTGACAGGACAAACGATGTATGGAGTTATAACCTGAATTTGCCATACTGGCACTTCTTGAATTTCCCGCATTTGACTGATGATCCGTCAATAGAGTTTACAAAATCAATTTTGCGAATATTTATCGACACTCTCGAAAAGTATACCGGCAATGCGATCACGGACGAAGCTCTGGTTCAGGCAGTTAAAGCCCACAATGAGAACAGACGGGTTATGAGAGAGCTTTATTCTTTGAGAAAAGCCGATTACCCTCTCATATCGGGTGCTGAGATGATGAAGGTTCTTGTGGCTGCCATGAGTTTACCGGTAGAAGAATCGAGCGCGCTTATCGGGGATGTAATAAAAGAAGTGAAACTGAGAGGAGTGCCAAATGGTACAAGTCTGTCACGGATCATGTTAATAGGAGATCAGATCGATGATGTGGCCATTGTTGAAACCATCGAGAGTGCCGGTGCAAATCTTGTTATGGATGATCTGTCAATCGGAAGTAAAATGTATTGGGCTGATGTTGATATAACGCCTGATCCGGTTCAGGGTATCGCTGAGCGTTATTTGAAAAAACTTAAATTGCCTACGACATGCATTACTGCCGGCAATAATTACCAGGAAAATCTGGAGGCCAGATTTGGCCATATAAAACAGAATATAAAGGATTTTAAAGTGGATGGTGTTGTTCTCTTTATCTATAAATTTTGTGACCCCTATGGTTTTGAGGTCCCGGCAATGAAAAGCTTTATCGAAACTGCAGGTGTGCCGGTACTCTATCTTGAAGATGAATATTCCTCTTCTACTCTGCCGAGGATGAAGACAAGGGTTGAGGCATTTCTGGAGATGATTGCATAG
- a CDS encoding acyl-CoA dehydratase activase, with product MKQYFAGIDIGSTMTKVAIVGDTLVSSVIGPTGPEHRRLANKVMEEALNKAGLDFEDLSYVVATGYGRINVPFADKQITEITCHAKGIYSLLPTAEIIVDIGGQDSKCIKLKAGKVISFVMNDKCAAGTGRFLEVIADALGVPLEKLGELSLSAGKAAIISNTCTVFAEQEVTSQLANGEPVANLIAGIHEAIAVRIYSMANKLKISPDIAITGGGAKNIGLVRALEGKFGCQVLVPPEPLLTGAIGAAIVGKETYENAAGRGETLKRSTMGLQAASFFS from the coding sequence ATGAAACAATACTTTGCCGGAATTGACATTGGGTCCACGATGACCAAGGTGGCCATCGTGGGTGATACCCTTGTGTCATCCGTTATCGGACCCACTGGTCCTGAGCACCGCAGGCTGGCCAATAAAGTAATGGAAGAAGCTCTTAACAAGGCAGGGCTTGACTTCGAAGACTTGTCCTATGTTGTTGCCACCGGATACGGCAGGATAAACGTACCCTTTGCAGACAAACAGATTACGGAGATTACATGCCACGCTAAAGGGATTTACAGCCTTCTTCCAACAGCGGAAATAATTGTGGATATCGGCGGCCAGGACAGTAAATGTATTAAACTGAAGGCCGGCAAGGTTATCAGTTTTGTTATGAATGATAAGTGCGCTGCCGGAACAGGGCGGTTTCTTGAAGTAATTGCCGATGCGCTGGGTGTTCCACTGGAAAAACTTGGCGAGCTTTCTCTTTCAGCCGGAAAGGCGGCAATTATTAGTAATACCTGCACTGTCTTCGCAGAACAGGAAGTAACTTCTCAGCTTGCGAATGGTGAACCTGTTGCCAATCTTATTGCAGGCATCCATGAAGCCATTGCCGTTAGGATATATTCCATGGCAAACAAGCTTAAAATTTCACCCGATATTGCCATAACAGGCGGTGGAGCAAAGAACATCGGCCTGGTAAGGGCATTGGAAGGAAAATTCGGGTGCCAGGTTCTGGTTCCGCCTGAACCGCTGCTTACAGGTGCGATAGGTGCAGCAATTGTAGGGAAAGAAACTTATGAAAACGCTGCCGGAAGGGGAGAAACTCTGAAAAGAAGTACAATGGGGCTGCAAGCGGCCAGTTTTTTCTCTTGA
- a CDS encoding universal stress protein, translating into MMCCSTEIGKHGLKTILVPTDFLEPSDVALQIAIDLAKQQNARIHLLHVLPFRKVADEKEMIQRQLAKFPEAKSVEIVPEIRKGIIYKEILKVQTEKNIDLIIIARHNKAESLFTFFRSVTEKVKKYAQCSVLVVGA; encoded by the coding sequence ATGATGTGCTGCTCGACAGAGATTGGCAAACACGGTCTGAAGACAATACTTGTTCCAACGGATTTTTTAGAACCTTCGGATGTAGCGTTACAGATTGCAATCGACCTCGCCAAACAACAGAACGCCAGGATCCATCTTCTTCACGTTCTGCCATTTCGAAAGGTTGCAGACGAAAAGGAAATGATTCAGAGACAACTTGCTAAATTTCCTGAGGCAAAATCTGTTGAGATAGTCCCGGAGATCAGGAAAGGGATAATTTATAAAGAGATCCTGAAAGTGCAGACAGAAAAAAATATAGATTTAATTATAATTGCCCGACATAACAAAGCAGAATCCCTGTTTACTTTTTTTCGAAGCGTTACAGAAAAGGTTAAGAAGTATGCACAATGTTCTGTACTGGTGGTAGGGGCTTAA
- a CDS encoding APC family permease: MENDISEPEPSLYERIKRKVIGAPRDVNEPSIFHKLSLIPILAWIGLGADGLSSSSYGPEEAFRALGTHTYLAPIIGVATALTVFIIAYAYSRIIEHFPHGGGGYIVATHTINENVGVVSGCALLVDYMLTITVSLVSCGDALFSFLPLAFQKYKIFFVSFLIVALVILNLRGVKESVTLLAPIFAIFVITHVLLIGYGIISHVPQINPLLGALKTTSSSDLSTIGFVGILAIFLRAFSLGGGTYTGLEAVSNGMQILREPKVQTGKRTMAYMATSLAITAGGLFFCYYLFGINPVEGRTLNTILADGVFGNWPFGYYIALITILSEGVLLIVAAQAGFIDGPRVMANMAVDSWFPRKFAALSERLSMQNGVLVMGTAAIVLLIYTHGSVSALIIMYSINVFLTFSLSQFGMVRFFIKNKEVDRDWKKHIVIHIIGLILCLTILVITIYEKFGEGGWVTLVLTLAVVGLCYLIRSHYKKVRLGVKKLEEMLSNLPTTEPYNNNPVNPKEMTAILLVSGYNGFGLHTLMSIVRYFPNIYKNFIFISVAEIDSGSFKGVAEVEALKESVRKGLKKYIKVTREHGFSADYRTDVGTDVIDAASDLVEATVKEFPRSTVFTGKLVFRHDNPFQKILHNETAHSIQRRLQWNGIPTVILPIRVDV, translated from the coding sequence ATGGAAAATGACATCTCGGAGCCGGAACCGAGTTTATACGAAAGGATTAAGCGAAAAGTCATAGGCGCGCCAAGAGATGTAAATGAACCTTCCATATTTCATAAACTTTCACTCATACCGATACTTGCATGGATCGGCCTTGGTGCAGACGGTCTTTCATCTTCTTCGTATGGTCCCGAAGAGGCTTTCAGGGCACTTGGCACTCATACCTATCTGGCCCCTATCATAGGGGTTGCCACAGCCTTAACGGTCTTTATCATTGCATATGCCTATTCACGAATCATCGAACACTTCCCCCATGGCGGCGGCGGTTATATCGTGGCAACCCATACGATTAACGAAAATGTCGGGGTTGTTTCAGGATGTGCGTTGCTTGTAGACTACATGCTGACAATTACTGTCTCTCTTGTTTCCTGCGGTGATGCCCTTTTCAGTTTTCTCCCTTTGGCCTTTCAAAAATACAAGATTTTTTTTGTTTCATTTCTCATTGTCGCCCTGGTTATCCTCAATCTTCGCGGAGTAAAAGAATCGGTGACCCTTCTCGCACCAATTTTCGCGATCTTTGTCATTACCCATGTTCTATTAATAGGCTATGGCATTATTAGCCATGTTCCCCAAATCAATCCATTACTTGGCGCATTAAAAACAACATCCAGTTCGGATCTATCGACAATTGGTTTTGTCGGTATACTTGCAATTTTCTTGAGGGCATTCTCTCTCGGCGGCGGCACATATACCGGCCTTGAGGCTGTATCGAACGGAATGCAAATCCTGCGGGAGCCAAAGGTGCAAACCGGTAAACGCACTATGGCATATATGGCTACATCTCTTGCAATAACAGCAGGAGGACTGTTTTTCTGCTATTACCTTTTCGGGATAAACCCCGTTGAAGGCCGCACATTAAATACAATCCTTGCAGATGGGGTTTTCGGGAACTGGCCTTTCGGCTATTATATTGCACTGATTACAATTTTATCAGAAGGAGTTCTTCTTATAGTTGCTGCCCAGGCAGGATTTATCGATGGTCCCCGCGTAATGGCAAACATGGCTGTAGACTCGTGGTTTCCCAGAAAATTTGCCGCCCTCTCAGAAAGGCTTTCAATGCAGAATGGTGTTCTCGTTATGGGCACGGCAGCTATCGTTCTCCTTATCTATACCCACGGTTCAGTCTCTGCCCTTATCATCATGTACTCGATCAATGTCTTTCTCACCTTTTCTCTGTCCCAGTTTGGGATGGTCCGCTTCTTTATAAAAAACAAAGAGGTTGATCGGGACTGGAAGAAACATATAGTTATTCATATTATAGGTCTCATCCTTTGCTTAACTATCCTTGTAATAACTATCTATGAAAAATTTGGAGAAGGTGGCTGGGTAACGCTTGTTCTAACCTTAGCAGTAGTAGGTCTCTGTTACCTAATTCGTTCCCATTATAAAAAAGTCAGGCTTGGTGTGAAGAAGCTTGAAGAGATGCTCTCCAACCTTCCTACAACCGAACCGTACAACAATAATCCCGTCAATCCAAAGGAAATGACCGCTATTCTTCTCGTTAGCGGGTATAATGGATTTGGTCTTCATACCCTTATGTCAATTGTTCGCTATTTCCCTAATATCTACAAAAACTTCATCTTTATTTCTGTTGCTGAAATTGATTCCGGTTCTTTTAAAGGGGTTGCCGAAGTAGAAGCCTTAAAGGAATCAGTACGGAAAGGGCTTAAGAAATATATAAAAGTTACCCGGGAACATGGTTTCTCTGCCGATTATAGAACGGATGTGGGAACAGATGTGATAGATGCGGCCTCTGATCTTGTTGAAGCAACGGTCAAAGAGTTTCCGAGATCAACTGTTTTTACAGGAAAATTAGTGTTCCGTCACGACAACCCTTTCCAGAAGATACTTCACAATGAAACAGCCCACTCTATTCAGCGCAGGCTGCAGTGGAACGGTATACCAACGGTCATTTTACCGATCCGTGTGGACGTGTAA
- a CDS encoding acyl-CoA dehydratase activase — translation MAYVLGVDIGSGFSKAVVCKDKTLISYATMPSGGSYKETAEKTSDIALEKAGLNIGDISYTIATGYGATTVDFADQSITDISCHAAGVFHLFPSVRTLIDIGAQFSKAIRFNDAGRVANFILNEKCAGGSGKFLHVIARILHMNIDEIGELSLQSANPVEFTTGCAVFAESEAVSRIAEGAFPADILAGVHKAIASKIINLVVRLGLTLDCAITGGGAKDRGLVKAIEKELNIDILVPDEPQITAAFGAALLAAENARQ, via the coding sequence ATGGCATATGTGCTCGGTGTGGATATAGGTTCCGGTTTTTCAAAGGCGGTTGTGTGCAAGGACAAGACTCTCATTTCATATGCAACTATGCCTTCAGGCGGAAGCTATAAAGAAACGGCTGAAAAAACGTCGGATATTGCTCTGGAAAAAGCCGGTCTTAATATAGGGGATATATCTTATACAATTGCCACCGGCTATGGAGCGACAACTGTTGATTTTGCAGATCAGTCGATTACGGACATTTCATGCCATGCTGCCGGTGTTTTTCATTTATTTCCCTCTGTCAGGACTCTGATTGATATTGGTGCCCAGTTCAGCAAGGCGATCCGGTTTAATGATGCGGGAAGGGTAGCCAACTTTATTTTAAATGAGAAATGCGCTGGAGGAAGTGGTAAGTTTCTTCATGTCATTGCCCGTATTCTTCACATGAATATAGATGAGATCGGGGAGCTTTCACTTCAATCCGCTAACCCTGTTGAGTTTACAACAGGATGCGCTGTTTTTGCCGAATCAGAGGCGGTGTCGCGCATAGCCGAGGGAGCCTTCCCAGCGGATATTCTCGCCGGTGTACATAAGGCTATTGCATCAAAGATTATAAACCTTGTTGTACGCCTTGGTCTCACTCTGGATTGTGCTATAACAGGCGGAGGCGCTAAAGATCGTGGTCTGGTGAAAGCAATAGAGAAAGAACTTAATATTGATATTCTTGTTCCGGATGAACCACAAATCACTGCAGCATTTGGAGCAGCCCTCTTAGCCGCAGAAAACGCCCGTCAGTAA
- a CDS encoding 2-hydroxyacyl-CoA dehydratase family protein has product MADDKKPRALATQAAAKIPKFVRGNMSATLKAKEEGKKVAYAYINDGQDEIMRAMDIVPAWGESFSGVCAAKRDAEQYLQKAESDNFSRSLCTYATCTLGFDMLREEMGGEMPPGAPWGGMGRPDMIIGSGQQLCDPRFKWPQATQHYLQDVPVFVGSMYYPPWDPNMDHKGQEKIYVKYATEELRACVSFCEKHIGKKMDWDKLAALVDLTDRTWDIFIDTYELRKAIPTPMDTGDAMNTMVPLTFNLGTQEAYDFYADLNLELRQKIEQKQGVADEEKYRILWGAGLPSWFALGDFQYFNSKGAVFPVETTYRNAEKVERLNLPKTNDPLEHIAWRWVRFWTHWYDKARNRPGSIPKVERIIEYIEDYKCDGVVFHSAFSCRSWHAGIVQQAEILRKIYKDIPVLIMEGDIVDISSYNEADTHNRIDAFIEALETVRSKGN; this is encoded by the coding sequence ATGGCAGATGATAAAAAACCAAGAGCGCTTGCAACCCAGGCAGCAGCAAAAATACCGAAATTTGTAAGAGGCAATATGTCCGCAACCCTTAAAGCAAAAGAAGAGGGGAAAAAAGTAGCCTACGCCTATATCAATGACGGTCAGGATGAAATTATGAGGGCTATGGATATTGTACCCGCCTGGGGTGAAAGTTTCTCAGGCGTATGTGCAGCCAAACGTGATGCTGAACAATATCTGCAAAAGGCAGAATCGGATAACTTCTCCCGTTCTTTGTGCACATATGCGACATGTACCCTCGGTTTTGATATGCTGCGCGAAGAAATGGGCGGAGAAATGCCTCCTGGAGCTCCGTGGGGCGGCATGGGAAGACCGGACATGATAATAGGCAGCGGCCAGCAATTGTGCGATCCGCGATTTAAGTGGCCGCAGGCAACACAGCATTATCTGCAGGATGTGCCTGTATTTGTCGGGAGCATGTATTATCCGCCCTGGGACCCGAATATGGATCACAAGGGACAGGAAAAGATCTACGTGAAATATGCAACAGAGGAACTGCGTGCATGCGTAAGTTTCTGTGAGAAACATATTGGTAAAAAGATGGACTGGGACAAGCTTGCAGCTCTTGTTGACCTTACAGATAGAACATGGGACATCTTTATTGATACCTACGAACTGCGCAAGGCTATTCCCACGCCTATGGATACTGGCGATGCGATGAATACTATGGTGCCCCTGACGTTTAACCTCGGTACTCAGGAGGCCTACGATTTTTATGCTGACCTGAACCTGGAGTTGAGGCAGAAAATAGAGCAGAAGCAAGGCGTGGCCGATGAAGAAAAATACCGTATTCTTTGGGGTGCCGGACTTCCTTCGTGGTTTGCCCTCGGCGATTTTCAGTATTTCAACAGTAAAGGCGCCGTATTCCCTGTAGAAACAACATATCGTAACGCTGAAAAGGTTGAGCGTCTCAATCTCCCGAAGACTAATGATCCCCTGGAACACATTGCATGGAGATGGGTGAGATTCTGGACCCACTGGTACGACAAGGCACGGAATCGTCCAGGCTCCATACCTAAGGTTGAGCGCATTATCGAATATATTGAAGACTATAAATGCGATGGTGTAGTTTTTCATTCAGCCTTTTCCTGCCGAAGCTGGCATGCAGGAATCGTTCAACAGGCGGAAATTCTCAGAAAAATTTATAAAGACATACCTGTTCTTATTATGGAAGGCGACATTGTGGATATCAGCTCTTACAATGAGGCAGATACGCACAACAGGATTGATGCATTCATCGAAGCACTGGAAACGGTCAGGAGTAAGGGCAATTAA
- a CDS encoding HU family DNA-binding protein: MTKAEIVEKVAEEIKVSKTAAAKAFAVVTGSIEQAMKKGEKVTIIGFGTFSVADRKARKGRNPRTGKEIKIAAKKVPKFSAGAALKAAVSGKAAAKPAAKKAPAKAVKPAAKAKKK; this comes from the coding sequence ATGACCAAGGCAGAAATCGTAGAAAAAGTAGCAGAAGAAATTAAAGTTTCTAAAACAGCTGCAGCAAAAGCCTTCGCTGTTGTTACAGGATCCATTGAACAGGCAATGAAGAAGGGTGAAAAGGTAACAATTATCGGATTTGGAACCTTCTCAGTAGCAGACAGAAAAGCCCGCAAAGGAAGAAACCCCCGTACAGGTAAGGAAATCAAGATTGCAGCAAAGAAAGTCCCTAAATTCTCAGCAGGCGCCGCTCTAAAGGCAGCAGTCAGCGGCAAAGCAGCAGCAAAACCGGCAGCAAAGAAAGCACCGGCAAAAGCAGTAAAACCGGCAGCAAAAGCTAAAAAGAAATAA